Proteins encoded within one genomic window of bacterium:
- a CDS encoding 3-oxoacyl-ACP reductase FabG: MLDTTARASDALAHVLPNFRLTDKVAVVTGAGSGLGKAIALGFAASGAKVVLTELPSRMALAEETVSEIAALEGEALAVSLDITSVASIEAVFEAAVGRFGGIDVLVNNAGINIPKPALEVTEEDWDKVLDINLKGTFFACQAAGRRMVAQGRGGRIVNITSQNGVVGYFKRAAYCSSKAGVVNLTRVLAIEWAQHGINVNSVGPTFVETPLTEVTFADPGFKEDILRRLPIGRLGTPEEIVGAVVYLASPAASLVTGQTLLVDGGWTAM, from the coding sequence ATGCTCGATACGACCGCCCGCGCCTCCGACGCCCTCGCCCACGTCCTGCCCAACTTCCGGCTGACCGACAAGGTCGCCGTCGTCACCGGCGCGGGCTCCGGCCTGGGCAAGGCGATCGCCCTCGGGTTCGCCGCCTCGGGCGCCAAGGTCGTCCTGACCGAGCTGCCCAGCCGCATGGCGCTCGCCGAAGAGACGGTCTCCGAGATCGCCGCCCTCGAAGGCGAAGCGCTCGCAGTCTCCCTCGATATCACCTCGGTCGCCTCGATCGAGGCCGTGTTCGAGGCCGCCGTGGGCCGCTTCGGCGGCATCGACGTGCTCGTGAACAACGCCGGAATCAACATCCCCAAGCCCGCCCTCGAGGTCACCGAGGAGGACTGGGACAAGGTGCTCGACATCAACCTCAAGGGCACCTTCTTCGCGTGCCAGGCCGCGGGCCGCCGGATGGTCGCGCAGGGACGCGGCGGGCGCATCGTCAACATCACCTCCCAGAACGGGGTGGTCGGCTACTTCAAGCGCGCCGCCTACTGCTCCAGCAAAGCGGGCGTGGTCAACCTGACCCGCGTGCTCGCCATCGAGTGGGCCCAGCACGGCATCAACGTCAACTCGGTGGGCCCGACCTTCGTCGAGACGCCGCTGACCGAGGTCACCTTCGCCGATCCGGGCTTCAAGGAGGACATCCTGCGCCGCCTGCCCATCGGCCGCCTCGGCACCCCCGAAGAGATCGTCGGCGCCGTGGTCTACCTGGCCTCGCCCGCCGCGAGCCTCGTGACCGGCCAGACTCTTTTGGTGGACGGCGGCTGGACCGCGATGTAA